From the genome of Bicyclus anynana chromosome 20, ilBicAnyn1.1, whole genome shotgun sequence, one region includes:
- the LOC112058022 gene encoding uncharacterized protein LOC112058022, whose protein sequence is MTSISDKITSLQLTLESVTKRCVKNAREENSLRSLERSLNEEIMVYKCECEFMSQQMLDLKNEISHGIHQLSITEICRVSEKCKMENHLQSVRAFKQGFDDMYAREREISELQDKELQIKHAKEEEIELQKIAKILEINNQKDMEAVAIESECDAIDRECAILKKRNSAIMLKIRRQLLEAEDTRRERLRKN, encoded by the exons ATGACTTCAATAAGTGATAAAATAACCAGCTTACAATTAACCCTTGAAtcag tTACTAAACGCTGTGTAAAAAACGCAAGAGAAGAAAACTCACTACGTAGTTTAGAACGATCCTTGAATGAAGAAATTATGGTATACAAATGCGAATGTGAATTTATGTCACAACAAATGCTG GATCTAAAAAATGAAATCTCGCATGGAATCCATCAACTGTCAATAACAGAAATATGTCGCGTTTCGGAAAAATGTAAAATGGAAAATCATTTACAAAGCGTCAGAGCATTTAAACAAGGCTTCGATGATATGTACGCAAGAG aaCGTGAGATATCCGAACTACAGGACAAagaattacaaataaaacatgcaaaagaagaagaaatagaaCTACAGAAGATCGCAAagattttggaaataaataacCAGAAAGATATGGAGGCCGTCGCTATAGAAAGCGAATGCGATGCTATAGATCGCGAATGTGCTATTTTGAAG AAAAGAAATAGTgccattatgttaaaaataagacgTCAGTTATTGGAAGCAGAGGACACCAGGCGCGAACGTTTGAGGAAAAATTAA